A region of Salmo salar chromosome ssa17, Ssal_v3.1, whole genome shotgun sequence DNA encodes the following proteins:
- the ndufb2 gene encoding NADH dehydrogenase [ubiquinone] 1 beta subcomplex subunit 2, mitochondrial, giving the protein MSSLGRAMGVLRAGTQLLTRGPQKIVTRKAGGGPHIEAQYRQFPQLTKSQTFQAELLSSAMWFWILWHCWHDPDAVMGHFPWPDASAWTDEELGIPADNEE; this is encoded by the exons ATGTCTTCTTTAGGAAGGGCCATGGGTGTCCTTAGGGCCGGGACGCAGCTTCTTACACGTGGACCTCAGAAAATAGTAACCCGAAA AGCTGGTGGTGGACCACACATAGAGGCCCAGTACAGGCAATTCCCACAACTCACCAAGAGCCAGACGTTCCAAGCAGAGCTCCTCAGCAGTGCCATGTGGTTCTGGATCCTGTGGCACTGCTGGCATGACCCAGATGCAGTGATG GGTCACTTCCCATGGCCTGATGCATCCGCATGGACAGATGAGGAACTGGGGATCCCAGCTGACAATGAGGAATGA